A region of Nerophis lumbriciformis linkage group LG26, RoL_Nlum_v2.1, whole genome shotgun sequence DNA encodes the following proteins:
- the ahsa1b gene encoding activator of 90 kDa heat shock protein ATPase homolog 1b, with protein MAKWGEGDPRWIVEERADATNVNNWHWTERDATSWSSDKLKSLLLGLCVENEEGCCEVSEVSKLEGEASINNRKGKLIFFYEWNMKATWTGKSKSGIKYKGTIEIPNLSDENDMEDLDIGISLNKDEPETPLVQLMKSKGSEKIRMALGSYVDYLKTEFTQGMILPTANGMVQLQSTSQSKAKADKTQISSSSSTAAPVHTGVKIPTCKFSMRETFLTSPADLYRVFVNQEMTQAFTHAPAMVDAEKGGKFRLLDGNVLGEFTELVPDEKIVMKWRYNNWPCEHYATVTLRFGDRSSETELKVDCRGVPDNDEERTKEGWKRYYFEAIKQTFGYGARLY; from the exons GACGGAACGGGATGCCACAAGCTGGTCGTCGGACAAATTGAAAAGCCTCCTTCTGGGGTTGTGCGTGGAGAACGAGGAGGGCTGCTGCGAGGTCTCCGAGGTCAGCAAGTTGGAAGGCGAGGCGTCGATCAACAACCGCAAAGGGAAACTTATTTTCTTCTACGAGTGGAACATGAAGGCAACTTGGACCG GAAAGTCAAAATCAGGAATCAAATACAAAGGGACCATCGAGATTCCCAACCTGTCCGACGAGAACGACATGGAGGATCTGGAT ATCGGCATCTCACTCAACAAAGATGAACCGGAGACGCCACTGGTCCAGCTGATGAAGTCCAAAGGATCCGAGAAGATCCGCATGGCTCTCGGAAGCTATGTGGACTATCTAAAAACAG AGTTTACCCAGGGGATGATCCTGCCCACTGCGAACGGCATGGTGCAGCTGCAGTCCACCTCGCAGTCCAAAGCCAAGGCGGACAAAACCCAG ATTTCATCTTCAAGCAGCACTGCGGCGCCGGTCCACACGGGCGTGAAGATCCCCACGTGCAAGTTCAGCATGAGGGAGACGTTCCTCACGTCGCCTGCAGACCTCTACAGAGTCTTTGTCAACCAGGAG ATGACTCAAGCGTTCACACACGCTCCAGCGATGGTGGACGCAGAGAAGGGCGGCAAATTCCGTCTTCTCGATGGAAATGTTTTGGGGGAATTCACTGAACTG GTACCTGACGAGAAGATAGTGATGAAGTGGAGGTACAACAATTGGCCCTGCG agcatTACGCCACCGTCACGCTGCGCTTCGGGGACCGCAGCAGCGAGACGGAGCTGAAGGTGGACTGTCGAGGCGTCCCCGACAACGACGAGGAGCGTACGAAAGAGGGCTGGAAGAGATACTACTTTGAAGCCATCAAACAGACTTTTGGCTACGGGGCGCGGCTCTACTGA